In the Haloferula helveola genome, one interval contains:
- a CDS encoding mechanosensitive ion channel family protein, producing the protein MISFEKTLSTLKETLSEQWTGLVSQVPNLVAGLVVLLATWIAVFAYRKLVRRALRGRSMRDSLKELIVTFGKVAIWTLGVLIAAMIVFPDLTPSKALGAAGLASVAVGLAFKDIFQNFFAGILLLWRFPFEPGDFIECGDVCGRVEDTRLRMTTVRSLTGELVVVPNSQLIGNPLEVLNDQSLRRTTVETGVAYKEDLDRALELIEGVLNRCDSVDKDRPHDVFASGFGDSSMNIDVIYWTDARPYEQRRSRSEVITAIKSALDEEGIEIPFPYRTLTFDEPLPILSKRPRKERVPA; encoded by the coding sequence ATGATTTCTTTCGAGAAGACGCTATCCACCCTGAAGGAGACGCTCTCCGAGCAGTGGACCGGGTTGGTGAGTCAGGTGCCCAATCTGGTGGCGGGGCTGGTTGTCCTGCTCGCGACATGGATTGCGGTCTTCGCGTATCGGAAGTTGGTCCGTCGTGCCCTTCGTGGTCGGTCGATGAGGGACTCGCTGAAGGAACTGATCGTCACCTTCGGTAAGGTCGCCATTTGGACGCTCGGGGTGCTGATCGCCGCGATGATCGTCTTCCCCGATCTCACACCTTCGAAGGCGCTCGGCGCGGCCGGCTTGGCGTCGGTTGCGGTCGGACTCGCGTTCAAGGACATCTTCCAGAACTTCTTCGCCGGCATTCTTCTGCTATGGCGCTTTCCCTTCGAACCCGGCGACTTCATCGAGTGCGGCGACGTGTGCGGGCGGGTCGAAGACACCCGATTGCGGATGACGACGGTCCGCAGTCTCACAGGAGAACTCGTGGTGGTTCCGAACTCCCAGCTGATCGGCAACCCGCTCGAAGTTCTGAATGACCAGTCGCTCCGGCGGACAACGGTGGAGACCGGAGTTGCTTACAAGGAGGACCTCGACCGGGCACTCGAGTTGATCGAGGGCGTGCTCAACCGCTGCGACAGCGTCGACAAGGACCGGCCACACGACGTCTTTGCTTCCGGTTTCGGCGACAGCAGCATGAACATCGATGTGATCTATTGGACGGATGCCCGGCCCTATGAGCAGCGGCGCAGCAGGTCTGAAGTGATCACGGCGATCAAGTCGGCCCTCGACGAGGAAGGTATCGAGATCCCGTTCCCGTATCGCACGCTGACCTTCGACGAGCCGCTGCCGATACTCAGCAAGCGGCCGAGGAAGGAAAGGGTCCCGGCCTGA
- a CDS encoding KH domain-containing protein: MQVVTDQIRNFLQYIAVQFIEHPQRAQLKVAELGPKRLRFKLVLERSDVALLIGRNGFSASSIRGVVKAAAERADVQVNLQIHSHEEEEEMLAREGEH; this comes from the coding sequence ATGCAGGTTGTCACGGACCAGATCCGGAACTTTCTCCAATACATCGCCGTCCAGTTCATCGAGCACCCCCAGCGGGCGCAGTTGAAGGTCGCCGAACTCGGCCCCAAGCGTCTCCGGTTCAAGCTGGTCCTGGAGCGCTCGGACGTCGCCCTCCTGATCGGACGCAACGGCTTCAGCGCCTCGTCGATCCGCGGTGTGGTGAAGGCAGCCGCCGAGCGCGCCGACGTCCAGGTCAACCTGCAGATTCACTCCCACGAGGAAGAAGAGGAAATGCTCGCCCGCGAAGGCGAACACTGA
- a CDS encoding LamG-like jellyroll fold domain-containing protein, producing the protein MNSRHPGRRKLEQLLQDFEDSNISSADHRQLMDLLRGEPELRLAYLKHMAVATGLHEVAESWAATHGPPAPETHEARERRILKRSFLAAAAVLFLLLAIGSVIAIRERLQPPVRIVEGQGSLWMFESGGVGEDGEFVPGTMLLVDNGSLEITTRTKSRIVLEGPAKLELRGEKLARLHEGKAWFDISERDTGFTVTTARVRVVDLGTRFGVVSSDGSDLVQVDSGRVRIESLSEGPAPLELHGGQAARANVVGRSAPEAYDPDLFLSTPAPAEDPAVWAYYPFDHDCSDQSGSGRDGALVDNKPHGSSKISRTGNDFRFGGGALDLGSDRDFVSVPSKTFSSGSPYAVSFWARKAPGDQGQASWWDMVIGVRGSKDFFIALGDANGDDGRTGLRWRGNTEAPGARQADFDAPDDSSWHHHVIIADGAGSLSYYLDGIQRETAENVETGFGFDSIGDAYGTGLDVDFHGQIDEVWIFEDSIGPGVVRSLFRGSHRPGDH; encoded by the coding sequence ATGAACTCCAGGCATCCCGGCAGGCGGAAACTCGAACAACTCCTCCAGGACTTCGAGGACAGCAACATCTCGTCGGCCGATCACCGGCAGTTGATGGATCTGTTGCGCGGCGAGCCGGAACTGCGGCTTGCCTACCTGAAGCACATGGCCGTGGCGACGGGCTTGCACGAGGTCGCCGAATCGTGGGCCGCGACTCACGGACCTCCGGCACCCGAAACCCACGAGGCCCGCGAACGGCGGATCCTGAAGCGCTCGTTCCTTGCTGCGGCTGCGGTGCTTTTCCTGCTGCTGGCGATCGGCAGCGTGATCGCGATCCGCGAGCGACTGCAGCCGCCGGTGCGGATCGTTGAAGGTCAGGGCAGCCTCTGGATGTTCGAGTCCGGGGGTGTTGGAGAAGATGGGGAGTTCGTGCCGGGAACGATGCTGCTGGTTGACAATGGCTCGCTCGAGATCACGACCCGGACCAAGAGCCGCATCGTGCTCGAAGGGCCGGCGAAGCTTGAGCTGCGGGGTGAGAAGTTGGCGAGGTTGCACGAGGGCAAAGCGTGGTTCGACATCTCCGAGCGCGACACGGGCTTCACCGTCACGACCGCCCGTGTCCGGGTGGTCGATCTCGGAACGCGTTTCGGAGTGGTATCGTCTGACGGGTCGGATCTGGTGCAGGTGGACTCGGGGCGGGTAAGGATCGAATCGCTTAGCGAAGGCCCGGCACCCCTTGAACTCCATGGCGGACAGGCAGCACGAGCGAACGTCGTGGGGCGGAGTGCTCCGGAAGCCTACGACCCAGATCTATTCCTCTCGACTCCTGCGCCAGCCGAGGATCCGGCAGTGTGGGCCTATTATCCATTCGATCACGATTGCTCAGATCAGTCCGGATCGGGGCGTGATGGCGCTTTGGTCGACAACAAACCGCACGGCAGTTCCAAGATCTCGAGGACCGGCAATGACTTCCGTTTCGGAGGAGGCGCGTTGGATCTGGGGTCTGACCGTGACTTCGTGTCCGTCCCTTCGAAGACTTTCAGTTCGGGTTCTCCTTACGCTGTATCTTTCTGGGCCCGCAAGGCGCCCGGCGATCAGGGGCAGGCGTCATGGTGGGACATGGTCATCGGAGTGCGTGGATCCAAGGACTTCTTCATCGCGCTTGGGGATGCCAACGGTGATGACGGGCGGACAGGGTTGCGCTGGCGTGGGAATACGGAAGCGCCCGGAGCCCGTCAGGCGGATTTCGACGCACCGGACGACAGCTCATGGCATCACCATGTGATCATCGCGGACGGGGCAGGCTCGCTTTCGTACTACCTCGATGGGATTCAGAGGGAGACCGCCGAGAATGTTGAGACCGGCTTCGGCTTCGATTCGATTGGCGATGCCTATGGCACAGGACTCGATGTCGATTTTCACGGACAAATCGACGAGGTGTGGATTTTCGAGGATTCGATCGGTCCCGGGGTGGTGCGGTCGCTGTTCCGCGGATCTCACCGGCCGGGGGATCACTGA
- a CDS encoding LamG-like jellyroll fold domain-containing protein produces MKTHCLPTLVIPFLVQSAIAGVWAHFPFDSDYADVSGNSQNGALIDVDTIGNSGITTSAGDFKFGSGGLDLSADRDYVSFPSKTFSSGTAYSIAFWARKAGGDTGGAAQWDMAIGQRDGTNFFVALNDASGSGGRTGLRWRSSDGTTGRNADFAAADDTDWHHYAIVASGTTITCYVDGGPAQVATGKSTGIILDTIGEAYTAGNDFDFHGQIDEVWIFDHALGELEVEGLFTANDTTAALPERSLHHRYDGDFTDSGPEGRDGTAAGTAALTSDVGEVVFGTGALELDGVYGSQVDVDEFYFLDSEAWSISFWAQRAENGANKGMVIGAATDTQNFLWLNDNFTGLRFRSDGNVTYNFTVPQDTALHHYALVADGTGNLSLFRDGEFVETVNQGDSSFRINSIGQGYTSGLDYTFQGILDEVRVFEGAITPTQIDGLYASNDPDAVQPRTLHHRYDGDYTDASAGGRDGTPVWDALITADPLKVVAGSGALEVDGLYGSQVNFDPMVFLPSEPWSVTFWAQRAELGGQKGMVMGTSTDTRNFIWLNDNFTGLRFRSESGSTYDFTATQDLGLHHYGLVADGTGNLTFYRDGQFVETLNSGDTDFKIECIAQGYTSGLDYTFQGVLDEVRVFDSALIAQDVIDIYDAENPGGGSPVTKVNVFLLGGQSNADGRADPASLPAGLQTPQSDVDFYYKVDGGGSALTTLQPGLSETSQFGPEVTLGRRLADLFGNGPETRTALVKYANGGTNLEVQWAGGGDNTTTGDGPEYVTFQQTVTDGLAALAAAYPGASIEICGMVWLQGESDINGGFHNNYETNLTNFIADVRATYGSDLPFVIIRLSDGQSSLDAGRLATVQAAMDAVAAADPLTSVVNTDSFGVKGDNLHFDAAGQQSIGTAAGEDLVYFKWMFDTFSPAQIGAGAATMSGDGDGDGQSNEDEWVAGTDGADPFSFFAAQIAPATGGFDLSYPTAADRNYSVEEFDPVLETWSEILAPQTGSGGTDTRTVLTGDPLHIYRIRATLP; encoded by the coding sequence ATGAAAACCCATTGTCTTCCCACACTTGTAATTCCGTTCCTTGTCCAGTCCGCCATCGCCGGGGTCTGGGCCCACTTTCCCTTCGATAGCGACTACGCCGACGTCTCGGGCAACAGCCAGAACGGCGCTCTGATCGACGTCGATACCATTGGCAACTCCGGCATCACCACCTCCGCCGGAGACTTCAAGTTCGGTAGCGGGGGGCTCGACCTGAGTGCTGACCGCGACTACGTCTCGTTTCCCTCCAAGACCTTCAGCTCGGGAACGGCCTATTCGATCGCCTTCTGGGCCCGCAAGGCCGGGGGCGATACCGGCGGCGCCGCCCAATGGGACATGGCGATCGGCCAGCGGGACGGAACGAACTTCTTCGTCGCCCTCAACGATGCCAGCGGCAGCGGCGGCAGGACGGGGCTGCGGTGGCGCAGCAGCGACGGCACGACCGGGCGCAATGCGGACTTCGCGGCGGCTGACGACACCGATTGGCACCACTATGCGATCGTCGCGAGCGGCACCACCATCACCTGCTATGTCGATGGTGGTCCGGCACAGGTCGCGACCGGGAAGAGCACCGGAATCATTCTCGATACGATTGGCGAGGCCTACACGGCCGGCAACGACTTCGATTTCCACGGCCAGATCGACGAGGTGTGGATCTTCGACCACGCGCTTGGCGAACTGGAAGTCGAGGGGCTCTTCACCGCCAACGACACCACTGCGGCCTTGCCCGAGCGGAGCCTGCATCATCGCTACGATGGCGACTTCACCGATTCAGGTCCGGAGGGGCGCGACGGTACTGCGGCCGGTACCGCGGCGCTGACCTCGGATGTGGGCGAAGTGGTGTTCGGAACCGGAGCGCTCGAACTGGACGGGGTTTATGGATCCCAGGTGGATGTCGACGAGTTCTACTTCCTGGACAGCGAGGCCTGGAGCATCTCGTTCTGGGCACAACGCGCTGAGAACGGGGCGAACAAAGGAATGGTGATCGGTGCCGCGACCGACACGCAGAATTTCCTTTGGCTCAACGACAACTTCACCGGCCTCCGTTTCCGGTCCGATGGCAATGTGACCTACAACTTCACGGTTCCGCAGGACACCGCCCTCCATCATTACGCTTTGGTTGCGGACGGAACCGGAAACCTGAGCCTGTTCCGTGACGGTGAGTTTGTTGAAACTGTCAATCAGGGTGACTCGTCATTCAGGATCAACAGCATCGGTCAGGGATACACCTCCGGTCTCGACTACACCTTCCAAGGGATCCTTGATGAGGTGCGGGTGTTCGAAGGGGCGATCACCCCGACCCAGATCGACGGACTCTATGCGAGCAACGATCCGGACGCGGTGCAGCCCCGGACCCTGCACCATCGTTACGACGGCGACTACACGGATGCGTCCGCGGGCGGCCGTGACGGAACGCCTGTGTGGGATGCCCTGATCACAGCCGATCCGCTCAAGGTCGTGGCGGGATCCGGAGCGCTGGAGGTCGACGGTCTCTATGGAAGCCAGGTCAATTTCGACCCGATGGTATTCCTTCCGTCGGAGCCGTGGAGCGTCACGTTCTGGGCGCAACGGGCAGAGCTTGGCGGTCAAAAGGGAATGGTGATGGGCACGAGCACGGACACCCGAAATTTCATCTGGCTTAACGACAACTTCACAGGCCTCCGCTTCCGTTCGGAAAGTGGTTCGACCTATGACTTTACTGCCACACAGGACCTCGGTCTCCACCACTACGGCCTCGTCGCGGATGGAACCGGCAACCTCACCTTCTATCGCGACGGCCAGTTCGTTGAGACGCTGAATTCGGGAGACACCGACTTTAAGATCGAGTGCATCGCCCAAGGATATACCTCGGGGCTGGATTACACCTTCCAGGGAGTCCTCGATGAGGTCCGGGTTTTCGATAGCGCGCTCATCGCGCAAGACGTCATTGACATCTATGATGCGGAGAATCCGGGGGGTGGATCCCCGGTCACGAAGGTGAATGTGTTCCTCTTGGGCGGTCAGTCGAATGCCGACGGGCGAGCCGATCCGGCGTCGCTTCCCGCCGGTCTTCAGACGCCCCAGTCGGACGTTGACTTCTACTACAAGGTGGATGGAGGCGGGAGCGCCCTGACGACCCTCCAGCCGGGTCTCTCGGAGACGAGCCAGTTCGGTCCCGAGGTCACCTTGGGCCGCCGTCTTGCCGACCTCTTCGGCAACGGGCCCGAAACGCGCACCGCGCTGGTGAAGTATGCCAACGGCGGAACCAACCTCGAGGTCCAATGGGCCGGGGGAGGTGACAACACGACCACCGGCGATGGGCCGGAGTACGTGACGTTCCAGCAAACGGTGACCGACGGATTGGCGGCACTCGCTGCAGCCTACCCGGGGGCATCCATCGAGATCTGCGGCATGGTCTGGCTGCAGGGTGAAAGCGACATCAACGGAGGATTCCACAACAACTACGAAACCAACCTGACGAACTTCATCGCCGACGTCCGCGCCACCTATGGTAGTGACCTTCCGTTCGTGATCATTCGTTTGTCCGACGGCCAGAGCTCGCTCGATGCCGGTCGGCTTGCGACGGTCCAGGCGGCAATGGATGCGGTGGCGGCCGCCGACCCGCTGACGAGTGTTGTCAATACGGATAGCTTCGGTGTGAAGGGAGACAACCTGCACTTCGATGCCGCCGGTCAGCAGTCGATCGGTACGGCTGCCGGTGAGGATCTGGTCTACTTCAAGTGGATGTTCGACACCTTCTCCCCGGCCCAGATCGGTGCCGGTGCCGCGACCATGTCCGGAGATGGGGACGGCGACGGCCAGAGCAACGAAGACGAGTGGGTCGCCGGAACCGATGGGGCCGATCCGTTCTCGTTCTTCGCGGCACAGATCGCACCTGCCACAGGTGGCTTTGATCTCAGCTATCCGACCGCCGCCGATCGAAACTACTCGGTGGAGGAATTCGATCCGGTGCTCGAAACGTGGTCCGAGATTCTCGCCCCGCAAACCGGGTCGGGTGGAACCGATACCCGCACGGTGCTGACCGGTGATCCGCTGCATATCTACCGGATCCGGGCGACCCTCCCGTAG
- a CDS encoding glycoside hydrolase family 3 N-terminal domain-containing protein, with protein sequence MNGNLLLLGIEGPELSDTERKRFERLQPAGYILFSRNIVSPEQTRELTDSLRSLHTLDPIIAIDQEGGRVTRTKEIAPVVPSANDLAAQGNPVNIANAGAYTADLLRLLGFNLNFAPVLDLDHHVGASNALRGRCWGRDPQRVIDHAGMWNRWMRKRSLRSCAKHFPACGRAKVDPHHDLPSSNATIKDLLAEDIIPYTALMPELDAIMVGHVSFPAIDPELPASLSPKIINGFLRGQLGFDRHLVLTDDLDMGAIADRFPDNSDVPAAIHAGNDLAMICHRMERADEAAHLISELPGNVAADAEKRVEKFRKKLHAPLVWDEDKWSKTCEKIAELAAEVPATGDEAVANSPVADY encoded by the coding sequence ATGAACGGCAACCTACTCCTCCTCGGCATCGAGGGGCCGGAACTGAGCGACACCGAGCGCAAGCGCTTTGAGCGGCTCCAACCGGCCGGCTACATCCTCTTTTCGCGCAACATCGTCAGCCCCGAGCAAACCCGGGAGCTCACGGACTCGCTGCGTTCTCTCCACACCCTCGACCCGATCATCGCCATCGACCAGGAGGGCGGCCGGGTCACCCGCACCAAGGAGATCGCCCCGGTCGTTCCGTCCGCCAACGACCTCGCCGCCCAAGGGAACCCGGTGAACATCGCCAATGCGGGCGCTTACACCGCCGACCTCCTGCGCTTGCTCGGATTCAACCTGAACTTCGCGCCGGTGCTCGACCTCGATCACCATGTCGGCGCCTCGAACGCGCTTCGCGGCCGGTGCTGGGGTCGCGACCCGCAACGTGTGATCGACCACGCCGGCATGTGGAACCGCTGGATGCGCAAACGCTCGCTCCGCTCCTGCGCCAAGCACTTCCCCGCCTGCGGTCGGGCCAAGGTGGACCCCCACCACGATCTGCCATCCTCCAATGCGACCATCAAGGATCTGCTCGCCGAGGACATCATCCCCTACACGGCGCTCATGCCCGAACTCGATGCGATCATGGTCGGCCACGTCAGCTTCCCGGCCATCGACCCCGAGCTTCCGGCCTCCCTGTCGCCCAAGATCATCAACGGCTTCCTGCGCGGGCAACTCGGATTCGATCGCCATCTCGTGCTCACCGACGACCTCGACATGGGCGCAATCGCCGACCGCTTCCCGGACAATTCCGACGTCCCCGCAGCCATCCATGCCGGCAATGATCTTGCGATGATCTGCCACCGGATGGAGCGCGCCGACGAAGCCGCCCACCTGATCTCCGAACTCCCCGGCAACGTCGCGGCCGACGCCGAAAAGCGGGTCGAGAAGTTCCGCAAGAAGCTCCACGCCCCGCTCGTCTGGGACGAGGACAAGTGGAGCAAGACCTGCGAGAAGATCGCCGAACTCGCGGCGGAGGTCCCCGCCACTGGTGATGAGGCCGTGGCCAACTCCCCGGTTGCGGACTACTGA
- a CDS encoding sigma-70 family RNA polymerase sigma factor, whose protein sequence is MNPESNIDAEFVTLLTDHQSVIRGFVISLLPGAPDLDDVIQKTNLVLWNKRGDFEMGSNFCAWALTVARFQVLAHQQALRKRHWMTLDDDVASMLAEDFAGNIGRDFYNERVDALRTCLGEARESDRELLMARYWRKTRLQDFAVTHGRSLSGLRVQLFRLRAALKVCIENRLGGEGAA, encoded by the coding sequence GTGAATCCCGAGTCCAACATCGACGCCGAATTCGTCACGCTCCTGACGGATCACCAGTCCGTGATCCGGGGGTTCGTGATCTCGCTTCTGCCCGGTGCGCCGGACCTCGATGACGTGATTCAGAAGACCAATCTCGTCCTCTGGAACAAGCGGGGTGACTTCGAGATGGGGAGCAATTTCTGCGCGTGGGCGCTCACGGTCGCGCGATTCCAGGTGCTCGCCCATCAGCAGGCGCTCCGCAAGAGGCACTGGATGACCCTCGATGACGATGTGGCTTCGATGCTGGCGGAAGACTTCGCAGGGAACATCGGTCGCGATTTCTACAACGAGCGGGTCGACGCGCTCCGAACCTGCCTCGGTGAGGCGAGGGAGAGCGACAGGGAGCTGCTGATGGCCCGCTACTGGAGAAAGACGCGCCTTCAGGACTTCGCGGTGACCCACGGGCGGTCGTTGAGCGGACTGCGGGTCCAATTGTTCCGGCTTAGGGCGGCGCTGAAGGTTTGCATCGAGAACCGTTTGGGAGGGGAGGGAGCGGCATGA